The Burkholderia lata genome contains a region encoding:
- a CDS encoding acetoin dehydrogenase dihydrolipoyllysine-residue acetyltransferase subunit translates to MSIHMITMPKWGLSMEQGQVNGWLKALGERVTKGDEVLDVETDKISSGVECAFDGTLRRQVAQEGETLPVGALLGVVAAADASDADIDAAIADFQRDFVPSAASDEAAGPQPEKAQIGGRTVRFLKLGDGSGTPAVLIHGFGGDLNNWLFNHADLAAHRPVWALDLPGHGESGKAVETGSLDELADAVLALLDAKGIDHAHLIGHSMGGAVAMAAAERAPQRVASLTLIASAGLGTDINRAYIDGFVAGNSRNTLKPHLGALFADNALVTRQLVEDLVKYKRLEGVQAALEKIANAAFDGAAQRRVFRDRLATLAPRTLVIWGERDQVIPAQHAQGLPDGVRAEVIAGSGHMVQMEAAADVNRLIVAFLGD, encoded by the coding sequence ATGTCGATTCACATGATCACGATGCCCAAGTGGGGGCTGTCGATGGAGCAGGGGCAGGTCAACGGCTGGTTGAAGGCCCTCGGCGAACGCGTGACGAAGGGCGATGAAGTGCTCGACGTCGAGACCGACAAGATCTCGTCGGGCGTCGAATGCGCGTTCGACGGCACGCTGCGCCGGCAGGTCGCGCAGGAAGGCGAGACGCTGCCGGTCGGCGCGCTGCTCGGCGTCGTCGCGGCCGCCGATGCGAGCGATGCCGACATCGATGCGGCGATTGCCGATTTCCAGCGCGATTTCGTACCGAGCGCGGCTTCCGACGAAGCCGCGGGCCCGCAGCCCGAGAAGGCGCAGATCGGCGGCCGAACCGTGCGCTTCCTGAAGCTCGGCGACGGCAGCGGCACGCCCGCCGTGCTGATCCACGGCTTCGGCGGCGACCTCAACAACTGGTTGTTCAATCACGCGGATCTCGCGGCGCACCGGCCGGTGTGGGCGCTCGACCTGCCCGGTCACGGCGAGTCGGGCAAGGCGGTCGAGACGGGCAGCCTCGATGAACTGGCCGACGCGGTGCTTGCGCTGCTCGATGCGAAGGGCATCGACCACGCCCACCTGATCGGCCATTCGATGGGCGGCGCGGTCGCGATGGCGGCGGCCGAGCGCGCGCCGCAACGTGTCGCGTCGCTGACGCTGATCGCAAGCGCCGGGCTCGGCACCGACATCAACCGCGCTTACATCGACGGCTTCGTCGCCGGCAACAGCCGCAACACGCTGAAGCCGCACCTCGGCGCGCTGTTCGCGGACAACGCGCTGGTCACGCGGCAGCTCGTCGAGGATCTCGTCAAGTACAAGCGGCTCGAAGGTGTGCAGGCCGCGCTCGAAAAGATCGCGAATGCCGCGTTCGACGGCGCCGCACAGCGGCGCGTGTTCCGCGACCGGCTCGCGACGCTTGCGCCGCGCACGCTCGTGATCTGGGGCGAGCGCGACCAGGTGATCCCGGCGCAGCACGCGCAGGGTCTGCCTGACGGCGTGCGTGCCGAGGTGATCGCCGGCAGCGGGCACATGGTGCAGATGGAGGCCGCCGCCGACGTGAACCGCCTGATCGTCGCGTTTCTCGGAGACTGA
- a CDS encoding alpha-ketoacid dehydrogenase subunit beta — protein MARKITYSQAINEALAQEMARDESVIVMGEDNAGGAGAPGEDDAWGGVLGVTKGLFHKFPGRVLDTPLSEGGYIGAAVGAAACGMRPVAELMFIDFMGVCFDQIFNQAAKFRYMFGGKAVTPVVIRAMYGAGLRAAAQHSQMLTSLFTHIPGLKVVCPSTPYDAKGLLIQAIRDNDPVIFLEHKLLYTREGDVPEESYAIPFGEANVMRDGDDATIVTYGRMVHLAMDAAAKLAKDGIQVDVIDLRTTSPLDEETILESAERTGRVVVVDEANPRCSIATDIAALVAQRAFHALKAPIELVTAPHTPAPFASVLEDLYIPSADAIAQAVLKTRS, from the coding sequence ATGGCAAGGAAGATCACTTATTCGCAGGCGATCAACGAAGCGCTCGCACAGGAAATGGCGCGCGACGAAAGCGTGATCGTGATGGGCGAGGACAACGCAGGCGGCGCGGGTGCGCCGGGCGAGGACGACGCGTGGGGCGGCGTGCTCGGCGTGACGAAGGGGCTGTTCCACAAGTTTCCGGGCCGCGTGCTCGATACGCCGCTGTCGGAGGGCGGCTACATCGGCGCGGCGGTAGGCGCTGCCGCGTGCGGGATGCGGCCCGTCGCGGAGCTGATGTTCATCGATTTCATGGGCGTGTGCTTCGACCAGATCTTCAACCAGGCCGCCAAGTTCCGCTACATGTTCGGCGGCAAGGCCGTGACGCCGGTCGTGATCCGCGCGATGTACGGTGCCGGCTTGCGCGCGGCCGCGCAGCATTCGCAGATGCTCACGTCGCTGTTCACGCACATTCCGGGGCTGAAGGTCGTGTGCCCGTCGACGCCGTACGACGCGAAGGGGCTGCTGATCCAGGCGATCCGCGACAACGATCCGGTGATCTTCCTCGAGCACAAGCTGCTCTATACCCGCGAAGGCGACGTGCCGGAGGAGTCCTATGCGATTCCGTTCGGCGAGGCGAACGTGATGCGCGACGGTGACGACGCGACGATCGTCACGTACGGCCGGATGGTGCATCTCGCGATGGACGCGGCCGCGAAGCTCGCGAAGGACGGCATCCAGGTCGACGTGATCGACCTGCGCACGACGTCGCCGCTCGACGAGGAAACGATTCTCGAAAGCGCGGAGCGCACCGGGCGCGTGGTGGTCGTCGACGAAGCGAACCCGCGCTGCTCGATCGCGACCGACATTGCCGCGCTCGTCGCGCAGCGCGCGTTCCATGCGCTGAAGGCGCCGATCGAGCTGGTCACTGCGCCGCATACGCCTGCGCCGTTCGCGAGCGTGCTGGAAGACCTGTATATCCCGTCCGCCGATGCGATTGCGCAGGCGGTCCTGAAGACGAGGAGCTGA
- a CDS encoding thiamine pyrophosphate-dependent dehydrogenase E1 component subunit alpha, producing the protein MTASTQLSRDKLLDAYRLMRTIREFEERLHVEFATGEIPGFVHLYAGEEASAVGTILHLGLDDYVATTHRGHGHCIAKGVDVHGMMAEIYGKKTGVCHGKGGSMHIADLAMGMLGANGIVGAGGPLVCGAALAAKHKKTGGVGVCFFGDGASNQGVIFESMNLASVWRLPAIFVAENNGYAEATSSSWSVATDNIADRANGFGMPGVIVDGFDFFAVHEALGEAVERARNGGGPTLVEVKFTRYFGHFEGDAQTYRAPGEVQKLRDEKDCLKHFETRVVRAEALTTADLRAVDAQVKALIDDAVAQAKAAPVPDAADLLTDVYVSYP; encoded by the coding sequence ATGACCGCTTCGACACAGCTCAGCAGGGACAAGCTGCTGGACGCCTACCGGCTGATGCGCACGATCCGCGAATTCGAGGAACGCCTGCACGTCGAATTCGCGACCGGCGAGATCCCCGGCTTCGTTCACCTGTATGCGGGCGAGGAGGCGTCCGCGGTCGGCACGATACTGCACCTCGGCCTCGACGACTACGTTGCGACCACGCACCGCGGCCACGGCCATTGCATCGCGAAGGGCGTCGACGTGCACGGGATGATGGCCGAGATCTACGGCAAGAAGACGGGCGTCTGCCACGGCAAGGGCGGCTCGATGCACATCGCCGACCTGGCGATGGGGATGCTCGGCGCGAACGGGATCGTCGGTGCGGGCGGCCCGCTCGTCTGCGGTGCGGCGCTCGCGGCGAAGCACAAGAAGACCGGCGGCGTCGGCGTGTGCTTCTTCGGCGACGGCGCATCGAACCAGGGCGTGATCTTCGAATCGATGAACCTTGCGTCGGTGTGGCGGCTGCCCGCGATCTTCGTGGCCGAAAACAACGGCTATGCGGAAGCGACGTCGTCGAGCTGGTCGGTCGCCACCGACAACATCGCCGATCGTGCGAACGGGTTCGGGATGCCGGGCGTGATCGTCGACGGCTTCGACTTCTTCGCGGTGCACGAAGCGCTTGGCGAAGCCGTCGAGCGTGCGCGCAACGGTGGCGGCCCGACGCTCGTCGAGGTGAAGTTCACGCGCTATTTCGGTCACTTCGAAGGTGATGCGCAAACCTATCGCGCACCGGGTGAAGTGCAGAAGCTGCGCGACGAGAAGGACTGCCTGAAGCATTTCGAAACGCGCGTCGTGCGGGCCGAAGCATTGACGACCGCCGACCTGCGCGCGGTCGATGCCCAGGTGAAGGCGCTGATCGACGATGCGGTCGCGCAGGCCAAGGCCGCGCCGGTACCCGATGCCGCCGACCTGCTGACCGACGTCTACGTGTCGTACCCGTGA
- a CDS encoding SDR family NAD(P)-dependent oxidoreductase — MTAPLEGQVAIVTGGARGIGRGIALTLAGAGADILLADLLDDALDATAREVRALGRRAAIAKVDVTQAAQVDAMVAQALADLGRLDILVNCAGVISIHPVGELTERDWDFVMDVNAKGTFLGCRAALAPLKAQGHGRIINVASIAGKEGFPNLAHYSASKFAVVGFTNALAKELARDGVTVNAICPGIVRTYMWDRLSDEWKTDGESVEESWQRHQLTLIPQGRAQTPEDMGRLALFFATMDNVTGQAVNVDGGFTFH; from the coding sequence ATGACAGCCCCACTCGAAGGACAGGTCGCCATCGTCACCGGCGGCGCGCGCGGCATCGGCCGCGGCATTGCACTGACGCTCGCCGGCGCGGGCGCCGACATCCTGCTCGCCGACCTGCTCGACGACGCACTCGACGCCACCGCGCGCGAAGTACGCGCGCTCGGCCGCCGGGCGGCGATCGCGAAGGTCGACGTCACGCAGGCCGCGCAGGTCGATGCGATGGTTGCACAGGCACTCGCCGACCTCGGCCGCCTCGACATCCTCGTGAACTGCGCGGGCGTGATCAGCATTCATCCGGTCGGCGAACTGACCGAGCGCGACTGGGATTTCGTGATGGACGTGAACGCGAAGGGCACGTTCCTCGGCTGCCGCGCGGCGCTCGCGCCGCTGAAGGCGCAGGGCCACGGCCGAATCATCAACGTCGCGTCGATCGCCGGCAAGGAAGGCTTTCCGAATCTCGCGCACTACAGCGCATCGAAATTCGCGGTCGTCGGCTTCACGAATGCGCTCGCGAAGGAGCTCGCGCGCGACGGCGTGACCGTCAACGCGATCTGCCCCGGCATCGTGCGGACGTACATGTGGGACCGGCTGTCCGATGAATGGAAGACCGACGGCGAATCGGTCGAGGAGTCGTGGCAGCGGCACCAGTTGACGCTGATTCCGCAGGGCCGCGCGCAGACGCCGGAGGACATGGGCCGGCTCGCGTTGTTCTTCGCGACGATGGACAACGTGACAGGCCAGGCCGTGAACGTCGACGGCGGCTTCACGTTCCACTGA
- a CDS encoding ATP-NAD kinase family protein: MTTPVTVGVIANPASGRDIRRLTTHASVFPTAEKANMIVRLLAGLGAMGVERVLTLRDRTGIATLLLRAIDTHRAVARHERWPEVEFVDLPITDSVADTQAGAAYLHRMEVALIVVLGGDGTHRAVAAHCGATPLVALSTGTNNAFPEHREATVAGVAAGLAATGAVPAEVAFTRNKRLVVRCVAGAQPGREEIALVDVCAARQRFIGARAISGSDDIDSLYLTFAEPDGIGLSALGGAWAPLERSAPHGLAMRFAGEGKTAGTPLVAPIAPGRVDRVVMRSCERLEPGAWQTIPFEHGTLAFDGEREIEVARGDRYEISLDWRGPLTVDVGRTLRYASSRQLLRDAGEWRY; encoded by the coding sequence GTGACGACGCCCGTTACCGTTGGCGTGATCGCGAACCCCGCATCGGGGCGCGACATCCGCCGCCTTACGACGCATGCCTCCGTGTTTCCGACGGCCGAGAAGGCGAACATGATCGTGCGCCTGCTGGCCGGCCTCGGCGCGATGGGCGTCGAGCGCGTGCTGACGCTGCGCGACCGGACGGGCATCGCGACGCTGCTGCTGCGTGCGATCGACACGCATCGGGCGGTCGCGCGGCACGAGCGCTGGCCCGAAGTCGAATTCGTCGACCTGCCGATCACCGACTCCGTCGCCGATACCCAGGCCGGTGCTGCCTACCTGCACCGGATGGAAGTCGCGCTGATCGTCGTGCTCGGCGGCGACGGTACCCATCGCGCCGTGGCCGCGCACTGCGGCGCGACGCCGCTCGTCGCGCTGTCCACCGGTACCAACAACGCATTTCCCGAACATCGCGAAGCCACCGTCGCCGGCGTCGCGGCAGGACTCGCCGCGACCGGCGCGGTGCCGGCCGAAGTCGCGTTCACGCGCAACAAGCGGCTCGTCGTGCGCTGCGTGGCGGGCGCGCAGCCGGGGCGCGAGGAGATCGCGCTCGTCGACGTGTGCGCTGCGCGGCAGCGTTTCATCGGCGCCCGCGCGATCTCGGGTTCCGACGACATCGATTCGCTCTACCTGACGTTTGCGGAACCGGACGGGATCGGCCTGTCCGCGCTCGGCGGCGCGTGGGCGCCGCTCGAACGCAGCGCGCCGCACGGGCTCGCGATGCGTTTCGCGGGCGAAGGCAAGACGGCCGGCACGCCGCTCGTCGCGCCGATTGCACCGGGCCGCGTCGATCGCGTCGTGATGCGCAGTTGCGAGCGGCTCGAGCCGGGTGCCTGGCAGACGATTCCGTTCGAGCACGGCACGCTCGCGTTCGACGGCGAGCGCGAGATCGAGGTCGCGCGCGGCGATCGCTACGAGATCTCGCTCGACTGGCGCGGGCCGCTGACGGTCGATGTCGGCCGCACGCTGCGCTACGCGTCGTCGCGGCAACTGCTGCGCGATGCCGGCGAGTGGCGCTATTGA